A genomic segment from Bufo bufo chromosome 8, aBufBuf1.1, whole genome shotgun sequence encodes:
- the LOC120977339 gene encoding MICOS complex subunit MIC27-like, which translates to YLSIHRSLLHPHICLYTSHCCTPISVYTGHCCTPISVYTPVTAAPPYLSIHQSLLHPHICLPVTAVFLAPQILKLAAVPAGLLASSYGLYAVSEREAKGDRVNPRQLSVYTVPLQESRFMEAQPGRVQCAFSAARKAVWPAVTWTRNACISVRNGVEETVQFGRDSYLYLKNPPPEFLPRVGIISVSGLAGLVLARKGSRLKKVAYPLGLGALGTSICYPAQTVIFAKVTSKKLYSAGHRTYDAVSSLWKTKPQKEGAIPAPSTEAKEAVREEDSAAETSHAGPSAEEAQEPPASPEPPNRSSGDPGEPSTTSVPTAK; encoded by the exons TATCTGTCTATACACCGGTCACTGCTGCACCCCCATATCTGTCTATACACCAGTCACTGCTGCACCCCCATATCTGTCTATACCGGTCACTGCTGCACCCCCATATCTGTCTATACACCGGTCACTGCTGCACCCCCATATCTGTCTATACACCAGTCACTGCTGCACCCCCATATCTGTCTACCAGTCACTGCTGTCTTTCTTGCCCCCCAGATCCTGAAGCTGGCGGCGGTTCCGGCCGGGCTGCTCGCCTCCTCTTACGGCCTCTATGCTGTGTCTGAACGTGAAGCAAAAGGCGATCGTGTGAACCCCCGGCAG TTGTCAGTTTACACTGTTCCCCTCCAAGAATCGAGGTTCATGGAGGCGCAGCCGGGTCGCGTGCAGTGCGCCTTCTCTGCGGCCAGAAAAGCTGTGTGGCCGGCCGTGACCTGGACTCGG AATGCCTGCATCTCCGTCAGGAATGGAGTGGAAGAAACCGTACAGTTTGGGAGAG ATAGTTACCTCTATCTGAAGAACCCGCCCCCCGAATTTCTGCCACGAGTGGGGATCATTTCAGTCAGTGGCCTGGCCGGCTTGGTTTTAGCCAGAAAAG GCTCCAGACTGAAGAAGGTCGCTTACCCGCTGGGTCTGGGCGCCCTCGGCACGTCCATCTGTTATCCGGCACAAACAGTCATTTTTGCCAAG GTCACCAGTAAGAAGTTATACAGCGCAGGCCATCGGACGTACGACGCCGTCAGCTCGTTATGGAAAACAAAGCCTCAGAAAGAAGGAGCGATTCCTGCCCCATCAACAGAAGCAAAG GAGGCTGTGAGAGAAGaggacagtgcagcagagacgtcACATGCAGGACCCAGTGCAGAAGAGGCGCAGGAACCGCCCGCCTCACCTGAGCCTCCTAACAGATCATCTGGAGACCCAGGAGAACCCAGCACCACAAGTGTCCCCACAG CCAAGTGA